The Gracilimonas sediminicola sequence GCCACGAGCGATGCGTAGCGTCGTAGTCCCATATTGCAGGGACGCTCTCCTTGAAAGGAGGTGATCCAGCCGCACCTTCCGGTACGGCTACCTTGTTACGACTTAGCGCCAGTTACCAGGCTTACCCTAGGCACTCCTTGCTGGAGCGACATCAGGTACTCCTGACTTCCATCGCTTGACGGGCGGTGTGTACAAGGCCCGGGAACGTATTCACCGCGTCATTGCTGATACGCGATTACTAGCGATTCCACCTTCATGGAGTCGAGTTGCAGACTCCAATCCGAACTGAGAATGGCTTTGTGGATTTGCTCCTGCTCGCGCAGTGGCTACCCATTGTACCATCCATTGTAGCACGTGTGCAGCCCTGGACGTAAGGGCCATGATGACTTGACGTCGTCCCCACCTTCCTCACTACTTGCGTAGGCAGTCTGGCTAGAGTCCCCACCATTACGTGCTGGTAACTAACCACAGGGGTTGCGCTCGTTGCGGGACTTAACCCAACACCTCACGGCACGAGCTGACGACAGCCATGCAGCACCTTCCATAGTGCCCCGAAGGGACCCTCCTTTTCGGGAGGTTGCACTGTGGATTTAGCCCAGGTAAGGTTCCTCGCGTTGCATCGAATTAAGCCACATGCTCCACCGCTTGTGCGGGCCCCCGTCAATTCCTTTGAGTTTCATCGTTGCCGACGTACTCCCCAGGTGGTATGCTTACTGCGTTAACTGCATCACTGGCCCCAAAGGGCCAACAACTAGCATACATCGTTTACAGCGTGGACTACCAGGGTATCTAATCCTGTTCGCTCCCCACGCTTTCGTGCCTCAGCGTCAGTTACAGTCCAGCCGGCCGCCTTCGCCACTGGTGTTCTTCGTAATATCTATGCATTTCACCGCTACACTACGAATTCCACCGACCTCTTCTGTACTCAAGAAACCCAGTATCCATGGCAATTTTACCGTTAAGCGGCAAGATTTCACCACAGACTTAGGCTCCCGCCTACGCACCCTTTACACCCAATGATTCCGGACAACGCTTGCACCCTCCGTATTACCGCGGCTGCTGGCACGGAGTTAGCCGGTGCTTATTCCAATGGTACCGTCACCCCAGGTCGAAACCCGGGCGTTCTTCCCATTAAAAAGCCGTTTACAACCCATAGGGCCGTCTTCCGGCACGCGGCGTGGCTGCGTCAGGCTTTCGCCCATTGCGCAAGATTCCTCACTGCTGCCTCCCGTAGGAGTCTGGGCCGTGTCTCAGTCCCAGTGTGGGGGATCATCCTCTCAGACCCCCTAGCTATCATCGCCTTGGTGAGCCGTTACCTCACCAACTAACTAATAGCACGCAGACCCCTCTATACCCGGCCGAAACCTTTAACAACTGTGGCCATGCGGCCCCGCTGCATTATGCGGTATTAGCATCCCTTTCGAAATGTTATCCCCCAGGTATAGGCAGGTTATCTACGCGTTACTCACCCGTCCGCCAGTCTCCAGTGACTGCAAGCAGTCACCTTCTCCTTCGACTTGCATGTGTTAAGCCCGCCGCCAGCGTTCGTCCTGAGCCAGGATCAAACTCTCCATTGTAAATAAAATATATATACTCTGTGAGCTGACCCTACGCTCTTGGTCATTATCAAATGCAAAAAATTTGCATCAAGAAATTGAACAAGCTCTCGCTCGCACAAACAATCTGATCTATACTTCAATATGTCTAAGAACAAGTGTTTCGCATTTCTAAAATCGTTCGCGAAACAGAAACCAAAGATAAGGGATATTATGCTTAGATGTCAACCCTATCTTTAAAATTTTCTCTTTTTTTTGACATCTTTTTGGGGAATTTTTCAATTTAAACTTCACCCCATAAAAAAGACCTTCATATGAATACAAAGGCCTCAATACTTTAATAAAGAAATTACTTTTTCTCTTCTTCGGAGCTCTCTTCAGAATCGGTATCTTCAGCTGATTCTACATCAGCAGAACTTTCTTCAGTTTCATTTGCTCCGGCTTCAACTTCTTCAGCTTTTACCTCTTCCTTCTTCTCTTCTTTTGCTTTTACAGACTCAGAAGATGTTGGGGTATTACTTTTACCAGCCCGGCGAGTTCTCTTCTTACCAGATGAAGCTGTTGAACTGCCTTCAGGTTTGATATCATTGTAATCTACCAACTCTATTACAGCGATTTCAGCACCGTCTCCTTTTCGGAAACCTGCTTTAATTACGCGAGTGTAGCCACCGGGACGATCCTTACATTTAGGACCTACCTCAGTGAACAGAGTGGTTACCGCTTCCTTGTTCTGAAGGGAAGAAAAAACCTGTCTTCTGTTATGATGAGTATCTTCTTTAGCCCTGGTAATTAAAGGCTCTACAAATCCACGTAGTTCTTTTGCCTTAGCAAGAGTGGTTGTAATTCTGTGCTCTTTGATCAACGCCATTGCAAGAGATTGCATGGTGTTTTTTCTGTGAGCAGAAGTCCTGCTTAATTTTCTACCTTTTACTCCGTGACGCATAATTTAATTCCTTTCTGCTTAGTCTAAATATTTAGATACGTCCATTCCAAATTCAAGATTCTTCTCTTCAATCACTTCTACTAATTCACTGAGTGATTTTTTACCGAAGTTTCTGAATTTAAGAAGATCCTGCTCATCTCGTGATACCAATTCTCCAATAGTATTGATATTCGCAGATTTGAGACAGTTGTATGCACGCACACTTAGGTTGAGATCTTCAATACTTGTTCTCAACAAATTAGCCACGCGTTGCTTCTCAGCATCAACCTCTTCCTCTTCCTGGGTGAATGGCTCTTCAATTTCTTCTGTGATAAATTTCTCAATATGCTCTTTAAGAATCTTACCTGCGATGGTAAGTGCTTCTTTAGCATTAACTGATCCGTCCGTTTCGATATCCATTACCAACTTTTCATAGTCGGTACGCTGGCCTACACGAACGTTTTCAACATTGTACTTAACTGACTTGATAGGTGTAAAGATGGCATCGATAGGAATTAGATTTACATCCTCATCTTCTACCGACATTTCTTCAGCCGGAACATATCCACGGCCACGACCTATTTTCAGTTCAATCTCCAACTCAGCATCATCTGCAAGATTTGCAATCACCAAGTCAGGATTTAGTACATCATATTCAGCAGTAGCATCATCAATGTCTTTGGCTGTTAATTCGCCCTGACCACTTTTAGAAATATGAATAACACCGGAGCTTTGCTCAACTTGCTTGAAGCGAACTTCTTTGAAGTTAAGTATGATCTCATATACATCTTCTTTAACTCCCTTGATGCTGGAATATTCATGATCAACACCGTTAATCTTAACGGCAGTAATCGCTATTCCCGGAAGTGATGAGAGCAGAACTCGTCGGAATGAGTTTCCAATCGTTACTCCGAATCCTCTTTCAAGTGGCTGAAGAACAAATGTACCAAAATTGTCATTGTCTTCAACAACGTCGAGAGGTTCAGGCATTTGAATGCTATAGTTGCTCATAATAGATCTTAAAATTTTTAAAATTACTTAGAGTAAAGCTCAACAATAAGCTGAACATTAATATTCTCAGGTATCTCTTCCATTGTAGGAACATAAAGCATCTTACCTGATCTTGACTTTGGATCTGTTTCAACCCATTTGTACTTGTTTCTTGAGGATCCGTCCAGTGCGTCTTCAATAATTTCGAGGTTTCTAGACTTTGGTCGAATAGAAACTACATCACCCGGACTCATCTGGTAAGATGGAATATTTACAACTCCACCATTAACCACTACATGCTTATGCGTCACCAACTGGCGAGCCTGACGTCTTGTTCTTGCAAAGCCCATTCGGAAAACGGTGTTATCCAATCGGCTTTCAAGTGCCTGAAGCAAGTTTTCACCAGCAACACCATCTTGAGCTGAAGCAGCTTTAAATAAGTTACGGAATTGCTTTTCCAGCAACCCATAGGTGTATTTTGCTTTCTGCTTCTCTTCAAGCTGGATGGCGTACTCAGACTTTCTGTTAAATCTGGAACGACCATGCTCACCCGGTCCGTATGGTTTACGCTCTAAAGCTTTACTTGGTCCAAAGATTGGTTCTTTGAATCGTCTGGCTTTCTTTTGTTTTGGTCCTCTATATCTTGCCATTATACAGTCTTCTTACTATTAAACTCTTCTTCGTTTTGGTGGCCGGCATCCATTGTGTGGAAGCGGTGTGCGGTCTTTGATGGAAGTAACTTCCAATCCGGAACTTGCCATTCCTCGAACCGCAGCTTCTCGACCTGAACCAGGTCCTTTTACAAATACTTCCACTTTGCGCAGACCCATTTCATGTGCGGTCTTAGCAGCTGTTTCAGCACTTAACTGAGCGGCATAAGGGGTATTTTTTCTGGAACCCTTAAACCCTTCTTTTCCGGCAGATGACCACGAAACTACGTTACCATCAGCGTCGGTTATGGTTACGATCACATTATTGAAAGTAGCTTTAACAAAAGCCATTCCGTTAGGATCGCTAAGTTGTTTTTTCTTTTTACGCTTTGCAGCTAAAGATGCTTTTGGTTTGTTTTTAGCCATGGGTTATCTCAATTTCAATATTATTTGGCAACCTTCTTCTTACCGGCAACCGTTTTCTTCTTACCTTTTCGAGTACGGGCGTTAGTTTGCGTACGCTGGCCCCTTACCGGCAGGCCCCGACGGTGACGAACACCCCGGTAGCTACCAATTTCAATAAGTCGACGAATATCGCCATTTACTTCGCTGCGAAGCGCACCTTCAACTTTGTACTCCTCGTCAATTAATGTACGAAGTGCACTTACTTGCTCATCTGTCCAATCCTGAACTTTGGCATCCTTATCGATGTCTAAACGTTCAAGAATTTCAGCTGCTTTAGAGCGGCCGATTCCATAAATGTAAGTAAGGCTGATTATGCCTCTTTTCTGTTTTGGTAAATCTATTCCAGCAATACGTGCCATATAAATACTCGGTTATTCTATTAGCCCTGACGCTGCTTATGGCGTGGGTTCTTCTTGTTAATCACGTAAAGACGGCCTTTACGTCGTACAATTTTGTCGTCTGAACTTCTTTTCTTAACTGATGAACGTGTCTTCATGACAACCTCTTTATTTGTATCTGTAAGTTATTCTTCCTTTAGATAAATCATAGGGCGACATTTCTACTGCCACTCTATCTCCCGGGAGAATTTTAATGTAATACATTCGCATTTTACCTGATACGTGAGCCAATATCTCATGCCCATTATCCAACTCAACGCGAAATTGTGCGTTAGGTAATGCTTCTATTATTTCTCCATCTTGTTTTATCGGCTCTTGTTTAGCCATAATACAATATGTTATTTTCGTTTTTATCCGAGAGCTCAGCAATATAATCAAAAGTACTGAGAATTTCAGCCTTGTCTTCACGAATTACAATGTCGTGTTCGTAATGAGCGGCTAAACTCCCGTCGGCTGTAACTACTGTCCAGCCATCGTTCAATGTTTTTGTTTTCCAAGAACCCATGGTAATCATCGGTTCCACAGCGAGTGTCATTCCTGACCGGAGTCGCTCGCCTTTACCTTTTTTCCCAAAGTTAGGTACGGATGGATCTTCATGCATTGCTTTTCCAATTCCGTGCCCTACTAATTCTCTGACTACTCCGTAGCCTTCATTTTCACAATGGGTTTGAATGGCATTTGCCAAGTCTCCCATCCTGTTTCCATGAATGGCTTGCTCAATACCTTTATAAAGAGATTCGAGTGTAGTTCTCAATAATTTCAAAGTTTCATCATCACATTCACCAACTGCGAATGTATAAGCATGATCACCGAAGTAACCATTTTTTTCAACACCGCAGTCAACGGAAACGATATCACCTTCTTTTAATTCCCTGTCACCAGGTATTCCGTGAACAACTTCTTCATTAATCGAAATACACAGTGTTGCCGGAAATTCGCTTCCTTTTGGGCCATACCCTTTAAAAGCAGGTCGCCCATTTTCCTTGGCGATGTATTCTTCAGCAATTCTGTCGAGCTTTCCTGTTGTAACGCCCGGCTCAATATGTTTTCCAACTTCAGCCAGTGTTCTTGAGACGATTAATGCACTTTCGCGCATCTTCTCAATTTCGGATTCACTCTTCAGGTAAATCATTTACGCTCTTCGTCGGCCTTTAATTCTACCTGTTTTCATAAAGCCATCGTAATGACGCATCATTAAGTGACTTTCAATTTGCTGGAGCGTATCCAAAGCAACCCCAACGATAATTAACAAACTGGTTCCTCCATAAAAGAGAGCAAAGCCAGGTGTAACTCCAAACAACCCTACTGCAATAGCGGGAAGTATAGCTACAAACGATAGAAACAAAGAACCCGGAAGGGTGATCTTAGTCAAAATATTGTCAATGAACTCAACGGTTTGCTTACCCGGACGAACGCCTGGAATAAAACCGCCTTGTCGTTTCATGGTATCAGCCATTTCCTTTGGATTGATGGCGATAGCGGTATAGAAAAATGTGAAGAACACACATACAAAAAAGAATACAATCGAGTAAGTGAGTCCTGTAAAATCAACCGACCACTGGGTCAAAAACTGTACAGTTTGGTTTTCCGGAAAGAAAGAACCAATAGTACTTGGAATAAACATGATAGACTGCGCAAAGATAATCGGCATAACACCGGCAGCATTTACCCGCAATGGTAAGTACTGGGTGGTACCACCGTACACTTTACGGCCAACTACTCGTTTCGCATACTGAACCGGAATTTTACGGGTTCCCTGAGTCAGCATTACAACAGCTGCGATTACCAATATCAGTGCAGCAACTTCAATAATTACCAGGATTGCATTGGCTTTGGTAGTAACTTCGTTGTAGAAGTTTGCCGGAAGTGCGGCAATAATACCGATCATGATAATCAGAGAAATACCGTTACCGATTCCTCTTTCACTAATTCTCTCTCCCAGCCACATTACGAATACCGTACCGGCCGTCAATACAATCATTGATGTAATCACAAAGAAAAACTCGTTTACAACAATGGCTTGTGGAGCTGTTGACATCAGGTTGATAGAAAAACCAATAGCCTGAACAAGGGTAATACCTACTGTACCATACCGGGTTAGTCGGGTGATTTTACGTCGACCTTCTTCTCCTTCGCGTTGCAGCTTCTGGAAATAAGGAACAACAGCACCCATCAACTGAATGATAATGGCAGCGGTGATGTAAGGCATAATTCCAAGAGCAAATACACCGGCTCTTGAAAAAGCCCCTCCCACAAATAGGTCAAATAAGCCTAACAAACTACTGGCGGCATTTCCACTGCTGCCAATAAGTTGGTTAGCATCAACACCGGGCAGGGTAATATAACTACCGACCCGATAGACCATTAAGATTCCAACCGTATATAGAATACGATTCTTAAGATCTTCAATTTTAAATATGTTGCGGAAGTTTTCTATCAGACTCATTCGCCGTCTACACTATAAGTTTTACACCAAAGTTAATGATCCACCAGCTGCTTCTACCTTTTCACTGGCAGACTTACTTGCGGCATGTACTTCAATTTCAATTTTATGTTCTAGTTCACCACGTCCGAGAAGTTTAACTTTTTCTCCTTCGCTAGCCAAACCGGAATTGATTAATTCTTCCAATGTAATCGTTTTGTTCAGCTTTCCGGCTTCAATAAACTCACTGATAGTGTGTACGTTAATTACACGAAATTCAGTGCGGTTTATGTTAGTGAAACCAAATTTAGGCAAACGTCGCTGAAGGGGCATTTGACCACCTTCGAACCAGGCACGTTGCTTGTGACCAGAACGAGATTTCTGTCCGTTATGTCCACGACCAGATTGCTCTCCACGTCCGGAACCTTGTCCACGTCCCACACGCTTGGTGTTTTTCTGATTTGGGATCGGTGCTTTTAAATTGCTTAAGTCCATCGTCAAATTCTTTAAATATTATCCTTCAAATACTTTGTTCAGAGAAATGTCTCTTCTCTGTGCAACTTCAACAGGATCAGTCAATTCTTTCAGAGCAGTAAAAGCTGCCTTCACCATATTATGGGGATTTGAAGAACCCTGAGATTTAGATAAAATATTGTGTACACCTGCAACGTCAAGCAGAGACTTAACGGCGCCACCTGCAATTACACCCGTACCTTCAGCGGCCGGACGTAACAACACTTTTCCGGCACCGGCTTTACCAACTATAGGATGGTAAATACTTTTCGTTTTGGTGAGAGGTACACGGATCAGGTTTTTCTTGGCATTATCAAAGCCTTTCTGGATAGCATCCGAAACTTCATTTGCTTTTCCAAGACCATGGCCACAAACACCATTACCGTCTCCAACTACTACAATTGCGTTGAAGCTGAAACGACGTCCACCTTTCACAACTTTGGCTACACGGTTAACGTGAACCAGTTTCTCTTCAAGGTTCAGGTTTGCAGCAGGTATAGATTGTTTTCTTCTTATTTTAGGCATTGTTTATCCCAATTCAATTAAAAGTCTAATCCACCATCGCGGGCGCCTTCAGCAGCAGCCTTCACGATGCCGTGATATTTATAACCGCTTCGGTCAAATACCACTTTATTAATTCCTTTGTCCTGAGCGAGTTTTGCAAGTTCAGATCCTGCTTCCTTTGCATTGTCAACACCGGTCTCAGCTTTTGAGGCTGCGAGTGTTACACCGTCAAGATCGTTAACCAATTGCAGGTAGGTGTACTTGTTACTTTTGAACACGCTCAATCTTGGACGCTCGGCTGTACCTTTTATGGTAGAACGGATACGTCTTCTGATCTTACTTCTTCGCTCTATTTTCTTTTGTTGTCTTTTATCCATTATTCAAACCTCTATTTAGCAGCTGATTTACCGGCCTTACGACGAACCTGCTCACCCAGATATCTGATTCCTTTACCTTTGTAAGGCTCAGGCTTTCTGAATGATCTGATTTTAGCAGAAATCTGACCTACCAATTCTTTGTCAACTCCGGAGATAACCAGGATGGGGTTTTTACCAGATTTGGTATCCACTTCCATATCAATTCCTTCCGGTGGTACAAAGAAAATCGGGTGAGAATAACCCAGGTTCAGCTCCAGTACGTCGCCATTCATAGCGGCACGGAAACCAACGCCAATGATTTCTAATTTTTTAGTGTAGCCTTCCGATACACCAACCACTGCATTATTCACCAGCGAACGAAACAGGCCATGGAGAGCGCGGTGCTCTTTCTGGTCAGTAGCTCTTTTAATCAGGAGCTCATTTTCATTCTTTTCAATCGTAATTTCCGGGTGAATTCGGAGTGTATTGGTTCCTTTTTCTCCTTTAAAAGTTGCGATGTTATCAGCGTTAATGCTGAACTCAACTTTATCAGAAATAGGTACCGGTAAATTTCCAATTCGAGACATAGTTCAAAAACTGTTTATTAATAAATGGTGCACAAAATCTCGCCGCCTACATTAAGCTTGCGAGCTTCTTTATCGGTCATTACACCTTTTGATGTTGAAAGAATCACAATACCCAGGCCGTTTTGAGCGCGTGGCACTTCATCGCCACCTTTATATACTCGTAAACCGGGCTTTGAAAGTCTTTTCATTTGTCGGATTACAGGGTGTCCGTATGAGTCATATTTCAGAAACAAACGGATAATACCTTGCTTACCGTCTTCAATATCAATGTATTTCGAGATATACCCTTTGTCGGCCAGGATTTTAGTCATGGCTCGCTTCAATTTAGAAGCGGGGATATCTACTCTGCGATGCCCGGCTTGTTGGGCATTCCTGATTCGTGTTAAATAATCTGCAATAGGATCAGTCATCGATTCCTTAGTTAAATTTACCAGCTTGCTTTTCTTACGCCAGGAATCTTACCTGCAAGGGCAAGTTCACGAAATTTGATCCGTGAGATTCCATATTTACCAACATAACCACGGCTTCTGCCCGTGATGCTGCATCGGTTGCGAACCCGGGTAGGGCTGGCATCGCGAGGCAGTTTTTGCAGGCCTTCATAGTCGCCTGCTTCTTTCAGCTTGCGGCGTTTTTCGGCGTACTTCTTTACAGTTTCTTTTCGTTTTTTATTGCGTGCTATCCAAGCTTTCTTAGCCATAATAGAATATCTCTTAGTTTCTCGTTTTAAATGGCATTCCAAAGTGCTTAAGCAGAGCATAAGCTTCTTCGTCTGTTTGAGCATCAGTAACAAAAGTAACGTCCATACCATGTACTTTTGAAACTTTATCGGTGTCTATTTCCGGGAAAATGGTATGCTCTTTGATACCGAGGGTATAGTTTCCACGGCCGTCAAAGCTTTTATCCGGAACTCCCTGGAAGTCACGTGTTCTTGGCAGAGCCAGGTTCACGAGGCGGTCCAGAAATTCGAACATAATGCGTTGGCGAAGGGTAACTTTACAGCCAATTGGCATCCCTTCACGAAGCTTAAAGTTCGAAATAGACTTTTTAGCTTTGGTTGTAACCGGCTGTTGTCCGGTTATCGCAGCTACGTTATCTACAACCGTATCCAAAACTTTTTTATCGGTTATAGCGTCACCTACGCCTACGTTAATTACGATTTTTTGAAGTTTGGGTATGGCCATTGGGTTTTCATACTCAAACTCTTCGCGCAACTTGTCGCGAATTTCATCTTTGTAAAGTGTATATAATCTTGCTTCAGCCATTGCTATCTATCTGCTTTATTTGTCCAGCATTTCGCCACTTGTTTTGGCGTAACGAACCCAGCGGCCATTGCCGTCTTCTTCAATTCGTTTACGTCCAACACGTGTGGGTTCGTCAGTAGTAGGGTCAATTACCATTACATTCGAAATGTGAATGGAACCCTCTTTCTTCAGACGTCCACCTTGTGGGTTGTCCTGGGTTGGCTTTTCATGATGGGTCTTCATATTGATTCCCTCTACGAGCACTCGCTCTTTTTTAGGGAATACCATCAATACACGGCCTCTTTTTCCTTTGTCGTTACCGGCGATTACTAAAACATCATCGCCTTTCTTAACGTGTAATTTCTTTTGTTTGTTGAACCTGCGTGGCATACTCTAATTCCTTTTTTAAAGTACTTCCGGTGCAAGCGACACGATTCTCATGAAGCTTTTTTCACGAAGCTCTCTGGCAACAGGGCCAAAAATACGTGTACCTACCGGTTCTTGATCTTTGTTAATGATAACCGCAGCATTTTCATCAAAACGGATGTAACTGCCATCCCTTCTGCGGTATTCTTTTCTTGTTCGTACAATAACGGCTTTTACAACGTCTCCTTTTTTGACGTTTCCACCTGGTATTGCTGTTTTCACAGATGCGGAGATCAAATCGCCTACTCGTGCATATCTGCGTCGGGAATCTCCCAGCACTTTAATACACATCAGCTTTCTGGCACCGCTGTTATCTGCTACGTTTAATGTCGTTTGAGTTTGAACCATCGCTAATTCCTAATGCTCTATTCGTTACTTAGCTTTTTCGACGATTTCTACCAATCGCCATGATTTACGCTTTGATAGTGGTCGTGTAGACATAATTTGCACGGTATCGCCTACATTGGCTTCGTTGTTTTCGTCGTGCGCCATATACTTCGTCGTTTTGGTAATATACTTTCCATAAATGGAATGTTTTACCTGACGATCTACTGCAACAGTGATACTTTTGTCCATGCTGTTGCTAACTACACGTCCTACTCGTTCTCGTCTTTGGGCTCTTTCTGTTTGTGCCATAGTTTAAATCCTTTGCTTATTCAGCACTACTTTTTTCATTAATAATGGTCTCCAATCTGGCAACCTCTCTTCGGTGATTTCGGAGTCGGGCCGGATTTTCAAGCTGTCCGGTTACTGACTTCGAAAAACGAAGGTTTTGTAGTACATCACGCTCATCTTTCAAGCGAGCTTGTAATTCAGTAAGTGTCAAATCTCTTAATTCGTGCGCTTTCATCTTATCCTCCCTGGTAGTCTCGTCGGACTACGAACTTGGTTTTGATAGGTAACTTATGCGCAGCACGTCGTAAAGCTTCTTTGGCGCGTTCTTCGTTTACACCGGCAATCTCAAAGAGAATACGTCCGGGTTTTACAACCGCTACCCAGTGATCCAAAGCACCTTTACCTTTACCCATACGGGTTTCAGCCGGTTTGCTTGTCATCGGACGATCCGGGAAAATACGGATGAACGTCTGCCCGTCACGTTGCAACGATCGTGCAATTGCGATACGGCAAGCTTCAATTTGGCGTGAAGTAATGAACTTCGGCTCAAGAGCTTTCAGTCCAAAATCACCAAAGTTAATAATGTGGCCACGTTGTGCGTTGCCTTTCAGCTTATCGCGATGAACACGGCGTCTCTGAACTCGTTTTGGTTCTAACATCGTTTCTTATTAACTGTTTTTATTAG is a genomic window containing:
- the rplQ gene encoding 50S ribosomal protein L17, with translation MRHGVKGRKLSRTSAHRKNTMQSLAMALIKEHRITTTLAKAKELRGFVEPLITRAKEDTHHNRRQVFSSLQNKEAVTTLFTEVGPKCKDRPGGYTRVIKAGFRKGDGAEIAVIELVDYNDIKPEGSSTASSGKKRTRRAGKSNTPTSSESVKAKEEKKEEVKAEEVEAGANETEESSADVESAEDTDSEESSEEEKK
- a CDS encoding DNA-directed RNA polymerase subunit alpha, producing the protein MSNYSIQMPEPLDVVEDNDNFGTFVLQPLERGFGVTIGNSFRRVLLSSLPGIAITAVKINGVDHEYSSIKGVKEDVYEIILNFKEVRFKQVEQSSGVIHISKSGQGELTAKDIDDATAEYDVLNPDLVIANLADDAELEIELKIGRGRGYVPAEEMSVEDEDVNLIPIDAIFTPIKSVKYNVENVRVGQRTDYEKLVMDIETDGSVNAKEALTIAGKILKEHIEKFITEEIEEPFTQEEEEVDAEKQRVANLLRTSIEDLNLSVRAYNCLKSANINTIGELVSRDEQDLLKFRNFGKKSLSELVEVIEEKNLEFGMDVSKYLD
- the rpsD gene encoding 30S ribosomal protein S4, whose product is MARYRGPKQKKARRFKEPIFGPSKALERKPYGPGEHGRSRFNRKSEYAIQLEEKQKAKYTYGLLEKQFRNLFKAASAQDGVAGENLLQALESRLDNTVFRMGFARTRRQARQLVTHKHVVVNGGVVNIPSYQMSPGDVVSIRPKSRNLEIIEDALDGSSRNKYKWVETDPKSRSGKMLYVPTMEEIPENINVQLIVELYSK
- the rpsK gene encoding 30S ribosomal protein S11; protein product: MAKNKPKASLAAKRKKKKQLSDPNGMAFVKATFNNVIVTITDADGNVVSWSSAGKEGFKGSRKNTPYAAQLSAETAAKTAHEMGLRKVEVFVKGPGSGREAAVRGMASSGLEVTSIKDRTPLPHNGCRPPKRRRV
- the rpsM gene encoding 30S ribosomal protein S13; amino-acid sequence: MARIAGIDLPKQKRGIISLTYIYGIGRSKAAEILERLDIDKDAKVQDWTDEQVSALRTLIDEEYKVEGALRSEVNGDIRRLIEIGSYRGVRHRRGLPVRGQRTQTNARTRKGKKKTVAGKKKVAK
- the rpmJ gene encoding 50S ribosomal protein L36, whose translation is MKTRSSVKKRSSDDKIVRRKGRLYVINKKNPRHKQRQG
- the infA gene encoding translation initiation factor IF-1 — encoded protein: MAKQEPIKQDGEIIEALPNAQFRVELDNGHEILAHVSGKMRMYYIKILPGDRVAVEMSPYDLSKGRITYRYK
- the map gene encoding type I methionyl aminopeptidase, translating into MIYLKSESEIEKMRESALIVSRTLAEVGKHIEPGVTTGKLDRIAEEYIAKENGRPAFKGYGPKGSEFPATLCISINEEVVHGIPGDRELKEGDIVSVDCGVEKNGYFGDHAYTFAVGECDDETLKLLRTTLESLYKGIEQAIHGNRMGDLANAIQTHCENEGYGVVRELVGHGIGKAMHEDPSVPNFGKKGKGERLRSGMTLAVEPMITMGSWKTKTLNDGWTVVTADGSLAAHYEHDIVIREDKAEILSTFDYIAELSDKNENNILYYG
- the secY gene encoding preprotein translocase subunit SecY, with protein sequence MSLIENFRNIFKIEDLKNRILYTVGILMVYRVGSYITLPGVDANQLIGSSGNAASSLLGLFDLFVGGAFSRAGVFALGIMPYITAAIIIQLMGAVVPYFQKLQREGEEGRRKITRLTRYGTVGITLVQAIGFSINLMSTAPQAIVVNEFFFVITSMIVLTAGTVFVMWLGERISERGIGNGISLIIMIGIIAALPANFYNEVTTKANAILVIIEVAALILVIAAVVMLTQGTRKIPVQYAKRVVGRKVYGGTTQYLPLRVNAAGVMPIIFAQSIMFIPSTIGSFFPENQTVQFLTQWSVDFTGLTYSIVFFFVCVFFTFFYTAIAINPKEMADTMKRQGGFIPGVRPGKQTVEFIDNILTKITLPGSLFLSFVAILPAIAVGLFGVTPGFALFYGGTSLLIIVGVALDTLQQIESHLMMRHYDGFMKTGRIKGRRRA
- the rplO gene encoding 50S ribosomal protein L15; its protein translation is MDLSNLKAPIPNQKNTKRVGRGQGSGRGEQSGRGHNGQKSRSGHKQRAWFEGGQMPLQRRLPKFGFTNINRTEFRVINVHTISEFIEAGKLNKTITLEELINSGLASEGEKVKLLGRGELEHKIEIEVHAASKSASEKVEAAGGSLTLV
- the rpsE gene encoding 30S ribosomal protein S5, which gives rise to MPKIRRKQSIPAANLNLEEKLVHVNRVAKVVKGGRRFSFNAIVVVGDGNGVCGHGLGKANEVSDAIQKGFDNAKKNLIRVPLTKTKSIYHPIVGKAGAGKVLLRPAAEGTGVIAGGAVKSLLDVAGVHNILSKSQGSSNPHNMVKAAFTALKELTDPVEVAQRRDISLNKVFEG
- the rplR gene encoding 50S ribosomal protein L18 yields the protein MDKRQQKKIERRSKIRRRIRSTIKGTAERPRLSVFKSNKYTYLQLVNDLDGVTLAASKAETGVDNAKEAGSELAKLAQDKGINKVVFDRSGYKYHGIVKAAAEGARDGGLDF
- the rplF gene encoding 50S ribosomal protein L6 gives rise to the protein MSRIGNLPVPISDKVEFSINADNIATFKGEKGTNTLRIHPEITIEKNENELLIKRATDQKEHRALHGLFRSLVNNAVVGVSEGYTKKLEIIGVGFRAAMNGDVLELNLGYSHPIFFVPPEGIDMEVDTKSGKNPILVISGVDKELVGQISAKIRSFRKPEPYKGKGIRYLGEQVRRKAGKSAAK
- the rpsH gene encoding 30S ribosomal protein S8, with protein sequence MTDPIADYLTRIRNAQQAGHRRVDIPASKLKRAMTKILADKGYISKYIDIEDGKQGIIRLFLKYDSYGHPVIRQMKRLSKPGLRVYKGGDEVPRAQNGLGIVILSTSKGVMTDKEARKLNVGGEILCTIY
- the rpsN gene encoding 30S ribosomal protein S14, with the translated sequence MAKKAWIARNKKRKETVKKYAEKRRKLKEAGDYEGLQKLPRDASPTRVRNRCSITGRSRGYVGKYGISRIKFRELALAGKIPGVRKASW